The Sphaerisporangium siamense genome includes the window GGCGCCGTCGCGCCGGCTCCCCGACACGGGCGGGCGCCGTCGTGTCAACTCCCCCGGCGCCGCGCGGGACCGCACGTGAGGAACGGTCCTCGGGCGGCCCCTGGACGGCGTGGTTTTCTGGACTGATCGTCTCCTCGGGACAGCTTGACCGTTTTGGGTCTTGCCCAGTGAAGTCGACAGAGTTATGTTTCGCTCAAACTCTTAGGAAACTTTCCTAAAGGAAGAGCCCCCCACATGCGCCGATTCTCCCTCGTAGTGCTGCTGGCGCTCGTAGCGACCGCTCTGGCGATCCCTGCGAACGCGGCAGCCGCCCGCTTGACCGCGGCGTTCACCCTGAACGGCAATCAGGGTAAGTTCGTCGTGACCAACCCGGGCACCACCGCCATCACCAACTGGTCGCTTGAGTTCGACCTGCCCTCCGGAGTGTCCGTCAGCAGCCCGCAGAACGCCACCATCAACCAGAGCGGAACACACTTCCGGCTGGTCCCGGCGTTCTACATCGCCAACATCCGGGCGGGCGGGAGCACCGAGCCGTACAGCCCCACGTTCACGTTGAGCTCGGCCGTCCAGCCGACGAACTGCACGATCAACGGGGCGAACTGTGACGGCAGCGGGGACGACCCGCCCCCGCCCGCACCGCTGAGCGCGACCTACTCGGCCTCGGGCAGCCGCGGTACCTACGTGGTGAGCAACAACTCCACCACCACCCTCAGCGGCTGGTCCATCACCTTCGACCTGCCGTCGGGCGTCACCGCGAGCAACGCCGAGAACGCCACGCTCACCCAGAACGGCACCCAGGTCATCCTGAGCCCGGTGCACTACAACACGAGCGTCGGCGCGGGCCGGACCACCGATCCGTACAGCCCGTCCTTCACCCTCAGCAGCGCCTCGGCGACCCCGGCGAACTGCCGGGTCAACGACGTGCGCTGTGACGGCCGCCCCGACACCCCGCCGGGCGCGCCGGGCAACCTCCGCTCGCCGGTCAAGACCACCAAGACCGTCTCGCTGGCGTGGGACGCCTCCACCGGCGGCAGCCTGCCGGTCGTCGCCTACCAGATCTTCCAGGGCAGCACGCTCGCCCTTGAGGTGAGCGGCACCAGCGGCACCGTCACCGGCCTCACCCCGAACACCGCCTACTCGTTCACGGTCAAGGCCAAGGACCGCAAGGGCACCCTGTCCCCGGCCAGCGCGGCCCTGTCGGTGACGACGAGCAACCCCTCGGACGACACCACGGCGCCGAGCGTGCCCGCGAACGTCCGCACCACGGCCACCGGCCCCGGTGAGATCTCGCTCGCGTGGAACGCCTCCACCGACAACAGCGGCATCGCCGGCTACGACGTCTACAACGGGTCGGCGCTGGCGCTCAGCGTCCTCGGCACCACCGCGACGGTGAGCGGCCTGTCGCCGTCCACCGAGTACACCTTCACCGTCAAGGCCCGCGACCTGTACGACAACGTGTCCGCCGCGAGCGCGCCGCTCAAGGCGAAGACCTCCGACATCGTCGGCAGCGGCTACGCCCGGGTCGGCTACTTCGTGCAGTGGGGCATCTACGGCCGCCAGTACTTCGTCAAGAACCTGGACTCGACCGGCGCCGCCGCCAA containing:
- a CDS encoding glycosyl hydrolase family 18 protein — translated: MRRFSLVVLLALVATALAIPANAAAARLTAAFTLNGNQGKFVVTNPGTTAITNWSLEFDLPSGVSVSSPQNATINQSGTHFRLVPAFYIANIRAGGSTEPYSPTFTLSSAVQPTNCTINGANCDGSGDDPPPPAPLSATYSASGSRGTYVVSNNSTTTLSGWSITFDLPSGVTASNAENATLTQNGTQVILSPVHYNTSVGAGRTTDPYSPSFTLSSASATPANCRVNDVRCDGRPDTPPGAPGNLRSPVKTTKTVSLAWDASTGGSLPVVAYQIFQGSTLALEVSGTSGTVTGLTPNTAYSFTVKAKDRKGTLSPASAALSVTTSNPSDDTTAPSVPANVRTTATGPGEISLAWNASTDNSGIAGYDVYNGSALALSVLGTTATVSGLSPSTEYTFTVKARDLYDNVSAASAPLKAKTSDIVGSGYARVGYFVQWGIYGRQYFVKNLDSTGAAAKLTHINYAFANIDPQNLTCLQGVTKGTTQNPQDPNQGDGAGDAEADYGRPMSAAQSVDGKADTGWEPLRGNFNQLKKLKAKYPNLKVLISLGGWTYSKYFSDVAATDAARKKFVSSCIDVYIKGNLPTYNAAGGPGSAAGIFDGIDLDWEWPGAEGHAGNHVGANDKANNTLLIAEFRKQLDELTKTTGKRYQLTAFTPADPAKIEAGWDLPEVAKSLDIFNVQGYDFHGAGSDNSWEPNRTGHQGNLYADADDPYNFHFSVENAVNVYLQAGVNPRKITIGLAYYGRGWQGVAEGGKSGEWQSATGAAPGQFQEEAGTRGYSNLLASVPNCTVKHDEVAVATYCYTGNGGQWWTFDDVWAIQKKSAWLRSKNLLGAMIWEMSGDPGTLTTALDAALK